One segment of Anopheles stephensi strain Indian chromosome 3, UCI_ANSTEP_V1.0, whole genome shotgun sequence DNA contains the following:
- the LOC118511335 gene encoding BTB/POZ domain-containing adapter for CUL3-mediated RhoA degradation protein 3: MSGDQKTLIKGNPSQYVKLNVGGCLHYTTIGTLCKQDTMLRAMFSGRLEVLTDSEGWILIDRCGTHFGTILNFLRDGSVALPETTKAIAELLAESKYYCIQELVEACEKVLAKKERESEPICRVPLITSQKEEQYLISTATKPVVKLLINRHNNKYSYTNTSDDNLLKNIELFDKLSLRFSGRVFFIKDVIGSSEICCWSFYGNGKKVAEVCCTSIVYATDKKHTKVEFPEARIFEETLNILLYENKNAPDQELMQATSLRGAVGGISSYTSDEEEERTGLARLRSNKQNNPT; encoded by the exons ATGTCGGGTGATCAGAAAACCCTCATCAAGGGCAACCCATCCCAGTACGTGAAGTTGAACGTTGGCGGCTGCCTGCACTACACCACGATCGGAACGCTCTGCAAGCAGGACACGATGCTACGGGCTATGTTTAGCGGACGGCTGGAAGTGCTTACCGATTCGGAAG GTTGGATTCTGATCGATCGCTGTGGCACACACTTTGGCACGATACTGAATTTTCTTCGCGACGGTAGCGTAGCGCTGCCGGAAACAACCAAAGCGATCGCGGAACTGCTCGCCGAATCCAAGTACTACTGCATCCAGGAGCTGGTCGAGGCGTGCGAAAAGGTGCTCGCCAAGAAGGAGCGCGAATCGGAACCGATCTGCCGGGTGCCGTTGATCACGTCCCAAAAGGAGGAACAGTACCTGATCAGCACAGCCACCAAACCGGTGGTGAAGCTGCTGATCAACCGCCACAACAACAAGTACTCGTACACGAACACCTCGGACGACAATCTGCTGAAAAACATTGAGCTGTTCGACAAGCTGTCCCTGCGCTTCAGTGGCCGGGTGTTTTTCATAAAGGATGTGATCGGTTCGAGTGAAATCTGTTGCTGGTCGTTTTACGGCAATGGCAAAAAGGTGGCGGAAGTATGCTGCACCTCGATCGTGTACGCCACCGATAAGAAGCATACGAAGGTGGAGTTCCCGGAGGCACGGATTTTCGAAGAAACACTCAACATACTGCTGTACGAGAACAAGAACGCACCGGATCAGGAGCTGATGCAGGCCACGTCGCTGCGCGGTGCCGTCGGTGGCATCAGTTCGTACACGagcgacgaggaggaggagcggACCGGTTTGGCTAGGTTACGCTCGAACAAACAGAACAATCCTACATGA
- the LOC118511337 gene encoding dynein regulatory complex protein 8 isoform X1, with product MADFEYSDINPANELEKRIADAFLIFDHHGNKTVDVREIGTILRFLGCVPTEADVNEVISATEFEDSNGTVHLSKFLPYVSQLIAEHKMEPAPPEKLLKAFRVLDQEGKGFVDKEYMTKLITEEGEPFTVEELEEMMAVAVDMATDKIAYELYLNQLLHEPPDSIYELADTLRNRSNR from the exons ATGGCTGATTTTGAGTATTCGG ACATCAAtcccgccaatgagctggagAAAAGAATTGCCGATGCATTCCTGATTTTCGACCATCATGGCAATAAAACGGTAGACGTTCGTGAGATTGGAACCATCTTGCGCTTTTTAG gATGCGTCCCAACCGAAGCGGACGTGAACGAGGTAATATCGGCAACAGAATTCGAGGACTCCAACGGCACAGTGCATCTGTCCAAATTTCTACCGTACGTTAGTCAGTTGATTGCCGAGCACAA AATGGAACCAGCCCCACCGGAAAAGCTGCTCAAAGCGTTCCGTGTACTCGAccaagaaggaaaaggattcgTGGACAAGGAATACATGACCAAACTGATCACGGAGGAAGGCGAACCGTTCACGGTGGAAGAGCTGGAAGAAATGATGGCAGTCGCAGTTGACATGGCAACGGATAAAATTGCTTACGAGCTGTACCTGAACCAATTGCTG CACGAACCACCCGATTCTATCTATGAACTTGCCGATACGCTCCGTAATCGAAGCAATCGTTGA
- the LOC118511337 gene encoding dynein regulatory complex protein 8 isoform X3 — MADFEYSDINPANELEKRIADAFLIFDHHGNKTVDVREIGTILRFLGCVPTEADVNEVISATEFEDSNGTVHLSKFLPYVSQLIAEHKMEPAPPEKLLKAFRVLDQEGKGFVDKEYMTKLITEEGEPFTVEELEEMMAVAVDMATDKIAYELYLNQLLVDF; from the exons ATGGCTGATTTTGAGTATTCGG ACATCAAtcccgccaatgagctggagAAAAGAATTGCCGATGCATTCCTGATTTTCGACCATCATGGCAATAAAACGGTAGACGTTCGTGAGATTGGAACCATCTTGCGCTTTTTAG gATGCGTCCCAACCGAAGCGGACGTGAACGAGGTAATATCGGCAACAGAATTCGAGGACTCCAACGGCACAGTGCATCTGTCCAAATTTCTACCGTACGTTAGTCAGTTGATTGCCGAGCACAA AATGGAACCAGCCCCACCGGAAAAGCTGCTCAAAGCGTTCCGTGTACTCGAccaagaaggaaaaggattcgTGGACAAGGAATACATGACCAAACTGATCACGGAGGAAGGCGAACCGTTCACGGTGGAAGAGCTGGAAGAAATGATGGCAGTCGCAGTTGACATGGCAACGGATAAAATTGCTTACGAGCTGTACCTGAACCAATTGCTG GTTGACTTCTAG
- the LOC118511336 gene encoding intraflagellar transport protein 20 homolog, whose amino-acid sequence MICRECARHHKHVSHCHFADVSRFHGNGANKHGRHIVSGLELSFPKQTLIHFISQCEMSEEFGKSGLYIDDLYTLRVIDPEVASETNELKDECERFTEKLTDFRRIIDQFANIVEVFAAEVDQEKMRAVGVQNMLKTFSKQRESEQQQIQSEIIEKMVELDKLKIEYQYLQRIESEQQEMIDNFYQHQ is encoded by the exons ATGATATGCCGGGAATGCGCCCGGCACCACAAACACGTTTCCCACTGCCATTTCGCTGACGTTTCCCGTTTCCATGGCAACGGTGCAAACAAACATGGTCGCCACATCGTCAGCGGGCTGGAGTTATCGTTTCCCAAACAAACTCTTATTCATTTCATCTCTCAGTGCGAAATGTCTGAAGAATTTGGTAAATCTGGTCTGTACATCGATGATCTGTACACGTTGCGTGTGATCGATCCGGAAGTTGCGAGCGAAACCAACGAGCTAAAGGATGAGTGTGAACGGTTCACCGAAA AACTCACCGACTTCCGGCGCATCATTGACCAGTTTGCGAACATTGTCGAGGTGTTTGCGGCCGAAGTGGACCAGGAAAAGATGCGTGCGGTCGGTGTGCAGAACATGCTGAAAACCTTCTCCAAGCAGCGGGAATCGGAACAGCAGCAGATACAG AGTGAAATAATCGAGAAAATGGTGGAGCTGGACAAACTGAAGATCGAGTACCAATATCTACAGCGCATCGAATCGGAACAACAGGAAATGATCGATAATTTCTACCAGCATCAGTGA
- the LOC118511339 gene encoding cilia- and flagella-associated protein 299-like has translation MKLTEQDLRLSEFSSYEDYLNSLVDGKSLQYFGDRENLISLFRTGYRALTKEAFEAQRTFLQVTKDPNTLFSRNISPEDPFLQELAKRERPNRLGLMSTIIYMRYMKKNTEISGYIDYEEALRRVHQDQQYSNNWKAIFAGEKVLYPTPVDLLYYNAKTGRSRKNNTRNYQILCDPLRGIIFRNMYDRKDILPDPVASFYGTNTSRTEIESDLYEQVVLYDHVVRKNY, from the exons ATGAAGCTAACCGAGCAGGATCTCCGCCTTTCGGAGTTCAGCTCTTATGAGGACTATCTTAACTCACTTGTCGATGGCAAAAGTCTCCAATATTTCGGTGATAGAGAAAATTTAATCAGTCTGTTCCGTACGGGCTACAG GGCCCTCACCAAAGAAGCTTTTGAAGCGCAAAGAACCTTCCTGCAGGTGACGAAAGATCCCAACACACTGTTTAGCCGGAACATATCGCCAGAGGATCCATTTCTGCAAGAGCTTGCCAAACGCGAACGTCCCAACCGGTTGGGGCTTATGTCG ACCATAATTTACATGCGCtacatgaagaaaaacacagaaaTCTCCGGTTACATCGACTACGAGGAAGCACTGCGCCGTGTACACCAGGACCAGCAGTACTCAAACAACTGGAAAGCCATCTTCGCAGGTGAAAAGGTACTCTACCCAACGCCCGTCGATCTGCTATACTACAACGCAAAAACCGGTCGCAGTAGGAAGAACAACACGCGCAACTATCAAATCCTTTGCGATCCTCTCCGTGGCATCATCTTCCGCAACATGTACGATCGCAAGGACATCCTGCCGGATCCGGTGGCAAGCTTTTACGGTACCAATACAAGCCGCACTGAGATCGAAAGCGATCTATACGAACAGGTCGTCCTGTACGATCATGTCGTACGGAAGAACTACTAA
- the LOC118511334 gene encoding INO80 complex subunit B — protein sequence MGKRRDNNVDKDGGAAPEPSHKKHKKHKKHKKARAEPEPTYELVEEQQALDETMEVVEEIEYMEADPEPEIVSEVETDLQTTFDASVSQLELLSESQLSQQQKALSPGKSLAAMSKAQKKSRKRGRDSGTSSEEERWLDAIESGKLEEVDDELKKIKPKDPKLMTARQRAMYERGSDKEPATGSEILMSLPTGYKEKVMTEEAIQKAQLKSQKRKQMADEKREKDKKKTMERLLKKQDSKSVKAIKNRPIKEKVPMITYVNGVDGASISLPPEIDFPLAKQAPRDPPKPTLCAIPNCNNIKRYNCSRTNIPLCSFECYKANIESIKKIIF from the exons atgGGTAAAAGAAGGGATAATAATGTGGATAAAGATG GTGGCGCCGCACCGGAACCATCCCACAAGAAACACAAAAAGCACAAGAAGCACAAAAAGGCTCGTGCCGAACCGGAACCAACGTACGAGCTGGTGGAAGAACAGCAGGCCCTCGATGAGACCATGGAAGTGGTAGAAGAAATCGAGTATATGGAAGCAGATCCAGAGCCGGAAATCGTTTCGGAAGTGGAGACAGATCTGCAAACCACATTCGATGCTAGCGTTTCCCAGCTGGAACTGCTGAGCGAATCGCAATTGTCCCAGCAGCAAAAGGCACTGTCTCCCGGAAAATCGCTGGCCGCTATGAGCAAGGCACAGAAAAAGAGTCGCAAACGAGGGCGTGACAGTGGAACGTCCAGCGAGGAGGAACGTTGGCTCGATGCGATCGAATCCGGCAAACTGGAAGAGGTTGACGATGAGCTgaagaaaattaaaccaaaagaCCCTAAGCTTATGACCGCCCGGCAGCGTGCGATGTACGAGCGTGGTTCGGATAAAGAGCCGGCGACGGGATCGGAAATCCTTATGTCGCTACCGACCGGTTACAAAGAAAAGGTTATGACGGAGGAAGCGATACAGAAGGCGCagcttaagtcacagaaacgCAAACAAATGGCTGATGAAAAGCGAGAAAAggataaaaagaaaacgatggAACGGTTGCTCAAAAAGCAAGACTCTAAATCGGTGAAAGCGATAAAGAACCGTCCAATCAAAGAAAAAGTACCGATGATAACGTACGTTAACGGGGTTGATGGTGCATCGATATCTTTGCCGCCGGAAATCGATTTCCCCCTGGCAAAACAGGCACCCCGAGATCCACCGAAACCCACGCTGTGCGCCATCCCGAACTGCAACAACATAAAACGGTACAACTGTTCCCGAACGAACATACCGCTGTGTAGTTTCGAGTGCTACAAAGCCAACATAGAGTCAATAAAGAAAATCATCTTCTGA
- the LOC118511337 gene encoding dynein regulatory complex protein 8 isoform X2 encodes MADFEYSDINPANELEKRIADAFLIFDHHGNKTVDVREIGTILRFLGCVPTEADVNEVISATEFEDSNGTVHLSKFLPMEPAPPEKLLKAFRVLDQEGKGFVDKEYMTKLITEEGEPFTVEELEEMMAVAVDMATDKIAYELYLNQLLHEPPDSIYELADTLRNRSNR; translated from the exons ATGGCTGATTTTGAGTATTCGG ACATCAAtcccgccaatgagctggagAAAAGAATTGCCGATGCATTCCTGATTTTCGACCATCATGGCAATAAAACGGTAGACGTTCGTGAGATTGGAACCATCTTGCGCTTTTTAG gATGCGTCCCAACCGAAGCGGACGTGAACGAGGTAATATCGGCAACAGAATTCGAGGACTCCAACGGCACAGTGCATCTGTCCAAATTTCTACC AATGGAACCAGCCCCACCGGAAAAGCTGCTCAAAGCGTTCCGTGTACTCGAccaagaaggaaaaggattcgTGGACAAGGAATACATGACCAAACTGATCACGGAGGAAGGCGAACCGTTCACGGTGGAAGAGCTGGAAGAAATGATGGCAGTCGCAGTTGACATGGCAACGGATAAAATTGCTTACGAGCTGTACCTGAACCAATTGCTG CACGAACCACCCGATTCTATCTATGAACTTGCCGATACGCTCCGTAATCGAAGCAATCGTTGA
- the LOC118511333 gene encoding protein phosphatase 1G, protein MGAYLSEPLTVKDSSDEANEFMAVGSSSMQGWRISQEDAHNCILNFDDKSSFFAVYDGHGGAEVARYCSLHLPAFLKTVEAYTEQNFEKALKDAFLGLDATLLKEKVIEELKLLSNKTNDEDEADEEEEEEEDDNVEDLCKEAVMPLNEVLQKYRKDGKTVDGSNQRVQAIKEGNCSKPISPYLKGKRRAVADASGAGGSSEKKTPAVAEDDADSDAEADPAAEADADSKPVAVKGESNVPDAADSTVSSSSNKTVERVKEATPQPEPSSSSSSSTVKASPGKSEPDAPGSSAKKTADQSDEISDTAGNVAVKVDDGAGEDVAAPGSAPAPSKDNCAPDSSSSDGNKQQGNNKLNGDVGKVGSSGAVSSSSSSSGSAGQENGVAGSGSCDSGANSVSPATAKVHSSSTASKPAPKNGPSAADVSMCMDDTDDDDDSDSDEEFPHAEEPTDDTSTTDEGEEDAYGEEGSAEEDEEEPDEYADLGDYINEEDAEFMKAITDEPGKDSGCTAVVALLHGKELYVANAGDSRCVVCRNGKAQDMSFDHKPEDTIEFERIEKAGGRVTLDGRVNGGLNLSRAIGDHGYKMNKSLPPEAQMISALPDIEKITIGPEDDFMVLACDGIWNFMTSDQVVQFVQERIHKPGMKLSKICEELFDVCLAPHTRGDGTGCDNMTAIIVQFKPNFTGAASRKRTASSSVAGGTVDDSDAVSSATKKVKTDVASADDASSTTTDSSNGVVPAGKEAADATTTDETEAAAAVASIADDATPADAAAASSEAASSST, encoded by the exons ATGGGCGCCTACCTTTCGGAACCACTGACGGTGAAGGATTCGAGCGATGAGGCCAACGAATTCATGGCTGTTGGGTCCAGCTCTATGCAAGGCTGGCGCATCAGTCAGGAG GACGCTCATAATTGCATACTGAATTTCGATGACAAAAGCTCATTCTTCGCCGTGTACGATGGGCACGGTGGGGCCGAGGTGGCCCGCTACTGCAGCCTGCATCTGCCCGCCTTTCTGAAAACAGTCGAAGCGTACACCGAGCAAAACTTCGAGAAAGCGCTGAAGGATGCATTCCTCGGGCTGGATGCGACGCTGCTGAAGGAGAAGGTGATCGAGGAGCTGAAGCTGCtctcaaacaaaacgaacgatGAGGACGAAgcggacgaggaggaggaagaggaggaggacgacaATGTGGAGGATCTGTGCAAGGAGGCGGTAATGCCACTGAACGAGGTGTTACAGAAGTATCGGAAGGATGGCAAAACGGTCGATGGGTCAAATCAGCGGGTTCAGGCCATTAAGGAGGGCAACTGTTCCAAACCGATATCACCGTATCTGAAGGGGAAACGGCGCGCTGTCGCTGATGCGTCCGGTGCAGGCGGATCCAGCGAGAAAAAAACGCCTGCCGTCGCGGAAGATGATGCTGATTCCGATGCGGAAGCGGATCCCGCTGCTGAAGCGGACGCTGACAGTAAGCCGGTGGCGGTGAAAGGTGAATCCAACGTGCCGGATGCGGCTGATTCGACCGTAAGCAGCTCGAGCAACAAAACGGTGGAACGTGTAAAGGAAGCCACACCACAGCCGgaaccatcgtcgtcgtcgtcgtcgtccactGTAAAAGCTTCTCCGGGCAAGAGTGAGCCGGATGCACCGGGTAGCAGCGCAAAGAAGACAGCAGATCAGAGCGATGAAATCAGCGATACTGCTGGCAATGTGGCGGTCAAGGTGGACGACGGTGCTGGTGAGGATGTGGCAGCACCGGGCAGTGCGCCCGCTCCCAGCAAGGACAACTGTGCCCCGGACAGCTCGTCGTCGGACGGTAACAAACAGCAGGGAAACAATAAGCTGAACGGTGACGTTGGTAAGGTGGGCTCATCCGGTGCCGtatcctcgtcgtcgtcgtcgtctggtTCGGCGGGTCAAGAGAATGGTGTGGCTGGGTCGGGTAGCTGCGACAGTGGGGCCAACAGTGTGTCGCCCGCCACGGCCAAGGTACACAGCAGCTCGACTGCCTCGAAACCAGCGCCGAAAAATGGCCCATCCGCGGCAGATGTTTCGATGTGTATGGATGATacggacgatgacgacgacagTGATTCGGACGAGGAGTTTCCGCACGCTGAAGAACCGACCGATGATACGTCCACCACGGACGAAGGTGAAGAGGATGCGTACGG CGAGGAAGGCAGTGCCGAGGAGGATGAAGAAGAGCCCGACGAGTACGCCGATTTGGGTGACTACATCAACGAGGAGGACGCCGAGTTCATGAAAGCCATCACCGACGAACCGGGCAAGGATAGTGGCTGTACGGCGGTGGTTGCATTGCTGCACGGAAAGGAACTCTACGTTGCTAATGCTG GCGATTCTCGGTGTGTCGTGTGCCGAAATGGAAAGGCGCAGGACATGAGCTTCGACCACAAGCCGGAAGACACCATCGAGTTCGAGCGGATAGAAAAGGCTGGCGGACGGGTAACGCTGGACGGCCGTGTCAACGGAGGATTGAATCTATCGCGAGCTATCGGTGACCATGGTTACAAAATG AACAAATCACTCCCACCGGAGGCACAGATGATTTCCGCCCTGCCGGACATCGAGAAGATCACAATCGGGCCGGAAGACGACTTTATGGTGCTGGCGTGCGACGGTATCTGGAACTTTATGACCAGCGACCAGGTCGTACAGTTCGTCCAGGAACGCATCCACAAACCGGGCATGAAGCTGTCGAAAATTTGCGAAGAG CTGTTCGATGTTTGTCTAGCGCCACACACACGAGGGGACGGTACGGGCTGCGACAACATGACGGCCATCATCGTACAATTTAAGCCGAACTTTACCGGCGCCGCTTCACGGAAACGTACCGCATCGAGCTCGGTAGCGGGCGGCACCGTCGATGATAGCGACGCCGTATCGTCTGCCACAAAGAAGGTAAAAACCGATGTCGCGAGTGCTGATGACGCTTCCTCCACGACGACCGACAGCAGTAATGGAGTGGTGCCGGCCGGTAAGGAAGCAGCCGATGCCACTACCACCGACGAAACGGAAGCGGCCGCAGCGGTCGCTTCGATCGCGGACGATGCCACACCCGCCGATGCTGCCGCCGCCAGCTCAGAAGCAGCATCTTCCTCGACGTGA